A window of the Branchiostoma lanceolatum isolate klBraLanc5 chromosome 13, klBraLanc5.hap2, whole genome shotgun sequence genome harbors these coding sequences:
- the LOC136447204 gene encoding uncharacterized protein, producing the protein MGGTRGRKKKAGKTQNGKKSDQKDVSGLSKAEKRQRLEERREQKKTQAATQKTKSKFTVDELLDKVEECMDSYNYEVAQKFCQRALELEPDNLRALEVSGSLLLELGDGDKAKQCFGRAVELSPEDGFTKYMCLGQLLEGEEAVACYNKGIQVMMVERQKQQQQLEGAAACDPDSQKVTSQDISSAYCSIAEIYLTDSCFEDSAEEKCKESLEKAIEECPTNPEAHLLMASYQLSKDNRDEAKQAIEKSLSLWLPERSDAEEEEEEEMEENMPEDPPLPYEQRIATAKILIELEVMESAEKVLAGLLLEDDEIVQVWYLLGWLHYVQGEDHKAAARDNLQHALKIYPIVGCDDEDMLEHMKELLEDLGPGEAEEEDEEQMDEEQEELTFDDEEEEDEDRSTQDAMDH; encoded by the exons ATGGGAGGCACACGTGGGAGAAAAAAGAAGGCAGGAAAGACACAAAATGGGAAGAAATCAGACCAGAAAG ATGTTTCAGGTCTCAGTAAAGCAGAAAAGAGGCAGAGACTGGAGGAAAGGAGAGAACAGAAGAAGACCCAGGCTGCTACACAGAAAACCAAGTCCAAGTTCACAGTAGATGAACTACTGGACAAG GTAGAGGAATGTATGGACAGCTACAACTATGAAGTTGCACAGAagttctgccagagggcgcttgaGCTGGAGCCTGACAACCTGCGGGCGCTGGAGGTCTCCGGGTCCTTACTACTGGAGCTGGGGGACGGGGACAAGGCCAAACAA TGTTTTGGGCGGGCTGTAGAACTCAGTCCTGAGGACGGCTTCACCAAGTACATGTGTCTGGGACAGCTGCTGGAGGGGGAGGAGGCTGTGGCCTGCTATAACAAGGGCATCCAGGTCATGATGGTGGAGAGACAGAAACAACAGCAACAG CTAGAGGGCGCTGCTGCATGTGACCCTGACTCCCAGAAGGTTACATCCCAGGACATCTCCAGTGCCTACTGTTCCATTGCAGAAATCTACCTCACAGACTCATG TTTTGAGGACTCAGCAGAAGAAAAGTGCAAAGAGTCCTTGGAGAAAGCAATAGAAGAATGTCCCACCAACCCAGAGGCACATCTCCTCATGGCCAGCTACCAGCTCAGTAAAGACAACAGGGACGAGGCCAAACAGGCTATAGAGAAGAGCCTGTCGCTATGGTTACCTGAGAGAAGTGAtgcagaggaggaggaggaggaggagatggaggaaAACATGCCTGAG GATCCTCCCCTGCCGTATGAACAGAGAATAGCAACTGCCAAGATCCTGATCGAGTTGGAAGTCATGGAGTCTGCAGAGAAAGTCCTAGCTGGGCTTCTTCTGGAAGATGATGAAATCGTACAG GTGTGGTATCTTCTGGGCTGGCTCCACTATGTGCAAGGGGAGGACCACAAGGCAGCAGCCAGGGACAACCTACAGCATGCACTGAAG ATCTACCCCATAGTTGGCTGTGATGATGAAGACATGCTGGAGCACATGAAGGAACTGTTGGAGGACCTTGGTCCAGGGGAAgcggaggaggaggatgaagaaCAGATGGATGAAGAACAGGAAGAACTCACatttgatgatgaagaagaagaagat